In Archaeoglobus profundus DSM 5631, the sequence AATTTATCCGCTCCATGCAACCACCCCTTCAAGCCTCCTCATAGTACTTCTTCCAAATCTTTTGAACGGCCTTAAGCAGAGTTTTATAAACTTTGAAGTTTTCACCGAGATCCTTCCAAGATTTAAGTTGCAGACATTTAGCTACAAGAATTCTCTCTTCCTCTTCATCCAAATCTACTTTATCTCTCTTGGAGTAGTAGTACCTAACGAGAGGTCTTATCAAGTCGGAAACGTACTCGTAGAGGCTCTGACCTTGGAAATACTTCTTGATCCTTCTCCTCTCAATCTTTCCAAAGTTTGGCATATCAACCTCCAAATCTCTTCTAAGACTCTTCAGAAGACCTATTGCTGTCTCGGTCTCCAAATCTCTGAGTTCATCAGCTAAATACTCAATCAATCTCCTTGTAAAGTCCGTGTTTATCATATCCACCTTCTCTTCAACATGCATTTTCAAGGGCTTTAGAACTATTACCGTATGCTCTCCGGAAATTTCATTTCTCTGAGGTGTTATGTGAACTGGGATGAATCCGTTTCTAAGCCAGAATCTCAAAAGCTCTGGAGAAACTCCGAAACCGCTCCCAACCCAGTCCATATCCCTAGATTTAGCCCAATCTATTATTCTGCTCAAAGACCAACTGCCTATTCCCATTCTCATAACTGAAGGATGAGTAGCAATCCTAACGACTCTCAAGCCAACGTATTTGGGGAAATCGTAATCCCAATAGTGCTTAAGCATGAGATCGGGTATTATCTGCCCCTTCGGCTTGTATCCCTTAGCTATCTTCTTGATTGTTTCATCGTCCATCTTACCTTCAATTGCAATATGCAAAGAACACACTACCTTCCCGTTCACTTTAACCGCAAAGGGCTTATGGTTCGGCATATCCAGGAGGATCACAAGGTCGGATGGTCTGTTCCTATAGTGAGCCAGAACGTATATTCCAAAGAATTCTCTCAAAAGCTTCTCGTTCTCAACGAGCTTGTCCTTGTCTATCTCTTCAAACTCAAGTTTTCCATCCTTTATAGCCTGAATATCCTCTTCAGTTATCTCTGCCGGCTGTGCATCCAGAAGCAAGACATCATACAACCATTTCTCAATCGGATCGCCCTTACCATACCTTATAGGCTCATTCAAGTGTATTTTCTCTATCTCTACATCCTCACAGCTTTCGAGCCTCTTCAGGAATCGAATACTGAACCCCCTACCCGCTCCTTCGTAACCGTGTATTGTTGTAGAGAATATCATCCATCGAACTCCTTCAGTTATCTTCCAAAGCACTGGGACATCAATGCCAGCCGCCTCATCCACTATGACTATATCCGCATAATCCTTTTCGATCATCGCCCTTCTCGGCACGACGTATTCAACCCTTGCATACTTGCTGTTTACAACCGTAATCAGTTTCCCGCTCTCCTTAACCCTGAACTTCATCCCGACCCTTACCATGGCCTTAAGGAGGAACTTAAAGTACGTTTGAACGGCATATGGTGTTGGAGCCACTACCATTATCCTGACAGGTCTCTTTAAAACCTTGAACATCCTCCAAATGAGATAGGGAGTAACTATTCCCAAAACGGCTGACTTTCCTCTACCTCTGTCAGCCGTGATGACAACAGCCTTCCTCTCCTTCTTTCTGTCGAAATAGTGCTCAAACAGCTCAAGAACTCTAACTTGATCTTGGGTCGCACAGAGCTTGTAGAGCTTTTTACTGATCTCCCTCTCCTCCTCTGGCAAGATAATTTCTTCTCTCGATTCCTCAACCTTCTCAAACTCGTAAGGTTTAATCAACTTCCTTTTGTCGAGATCGTAGATGATTATTCCTTTAGCCAATAAAGTTCGCTTTATAAAACGTCTGTAGAATCTTGGAACTACATCATCAATTGTGTAAGGCTCGCTAACAAGCTCTTCATGCCATTTACTCTTCAAATTCTGCCACTCCTGTATTGGTGGTGATAATGCCAGAATCATTCCACCTTCAGCTATGGTTTCAACCACAATTCCCAAGTCGTTCGGATGAAAACCGTTCGTTATGTCGAGGATTAAAGACGAATAAGTTTCACCCAAGACGTACTGAACGTCCTTATAATGGACAAACTTTCCTTCAAAATAATCCTTAGACTTTTCGAGAAATTCGCTCCTTCCAACTATGAGTAAATCCTCCTCAATTTCTTTTAACTTCTTTCTGATCTTTTCATACTTCTTGTAAAGCTTCTTCGCAGTTTTCAGTAGCTTTTCCAAATCCTTAGAGCACAAGATAACCATAAACCTATGTCTATTCTCCAAAGCTGTCTTCGTAGCCTTTTCGAGTTCGCTCGTAAGCTTCTTGAGAGTCATCTAGATACATTCAATCCTTGTTAAAAAAGTTTGTTAAGCAACAAAGACGGGGACTTTCGAATACCTTATCACAAAATCGGCAGTGCTACCAAGCACCCCTGCCCCCCTTCCAGATCTACCAACGAATATACAGGTTGCTCCCTCTTTTTCTGCGATTTTAACGATTTCTTTGGACGGACTTCCTTCACCTATTATTATCTTAACGTCTATGCCTTCATTCTTGAATTCAAGCTCTATTTCGTCAAGTTTGCTTTCCTCTAAGACTTCTCCCTTTTCAAGTATGTGAACTACAATCACATCCGAATTGCAAGACTTTGCAACGAACTTGACGTATTTTCCGAGCTTTTCCGCCTTATCCGAAAAATCGTGAGCGTAAACAATTTTTGAAAAGATCTTGGGTGTGTGGTTTTTGAAAACTATGACAGGTTTATCCGACTTTCTCACTACTCCCTCAGCTGTACTACCCAGCAGAATTGCCTTTATAGTACTCCTACCCCTACTGCCCATCACAATCGCATCTACACCCTCTTCATTAGCGATTCTGGCAATCTCACTAACAGGATCCCCTGCTGGTGGAGGGATTATCGGCTTTGCCACAAAACCCATGCCTCTTATTTTTTCGGCAATTTCCTCAAGCTTGGGAATGGTTTCCTTTTCTATTTCCCTGATGTAGGCATCTATATCTATTCCTCTCGCCACTCCCAAAACTCTTGTTAGATTTATTACCCTAAAAATTACGACTTCCTCTAAACCCAAACACTTGAATTCTGGTAGAGAATCCAATATTGCTAAGCTCCTTTCAGATAAGTCCGTTGCGTAGAGTACTTTCTTGAACATGCCTCGAATTTGTTTGCACAATTTAAAACTTTGCCAACTATCGAAGCGAGAGTTTCCAAAGATCTAGCATCACTATGGACTGCATTAACCATATAGAGAAGTAGTCTCGCTTTGAAGCTGGAACATTTCAATCACGACTTCTTTGATAGCATTAGGGCACTTCTGAGATATTCAAATCGAAACGTTTAAGCTGAGTCGATGCAAATACTTTTGAATGAGGGTAGGTTTTGTATCTCGATATCCTCCAGTTCACTGCGGCATTGCTGAATATACGAAAATGCTCTCATCTGCAATGAGATCTCTGAATCCGAGAACAGATGTTGTTGTACTTTCTACTAACGAATTCAAAAATGAACAGTATAACGATGATGTAGCAAACGTCTATCCGTGCTACTCAAGGTTTGAAAGGGATTATTCTAAACTTCTTGAAACTCTAAAAGATCTGGGTAGCGTTGATGTACTGCACGTCCAGCATGAGTACGGGATATACGGGAGTAACAGAGAACTTATAGATGCTCTTCTTCAAGCTAAGGAGGAAGGACTGGCCAGAGCTGTAGGAATAACCATGCATACCGTGGACCATCCCCACTCTCCGAGAGCTGACGTTACATTGAAGTTTCAATCTTGGCTGAACGAGTTGGATTTCATCATAGTTCACAGCCCTTTGCAAGAGTTTGAACTGCACATTCAAGAGGTTAATCCATCAAAAGTCTACAGAATTCCTCATGGAACTTTAATAAACCCATACCTCTGCAAGACGAGAGAAGAGCTGTGTAGAAGTCTTGGAATAGAGTGCGATCTTGAGGGAGTGATATTAACTGTACCGGGCTTTCTTAGAAGGGACAAGGGTATAGATACTCTGATAGAATCTCTAAGGCTATTGAGTGATTTGAAATTTACACTTCTAATCGCTGGAGAACCGAAAGATGAAGAGATAGTAAATATAATTGAGACATCGGAGTTTAAGACAGTACTAATTGAGAGATACCTTTCGAGCGATGAGATACTTAGAGTAGTTGCTTTAGCCGATGCTATAATCTTACCCTATAAGGATAGAAAAGCGTACTCCGTAAGTGGAATACTGCACCTTTCAATGGGTAGTCTGAAGCCCATTATCGGTACGAGAGTCCCAAGACTAGTTGAGTTCTACCAGCACGCTCCCCGCTTAACAGTTCCTCCCAACGATCCAATTGCATTGGCCAACAAGATTAGGTGGCTGGTCAACAACTACGACTACGCCCTAGCATACATGACAGAAGTCTACAGTTATGCCGCAAGAACTCAGTGGCTTAGAATGGCCTCAAGGCACATTGACACCTATCTAAATCTTTTGAAGTAATTCTCAGTTCTGATTATCTCTTTTGGAGTGAGTATAACATCCACCTTCACATCATGCTCGTCCATGAGGTGACTCAAATCGTCAAAGATTTGAATCGGATGTGCAACAACGACATAGAGAGTTTCATCATCTATCAAGCCCTTTTCTCTCAAGATTCTGTACTCTCTATCTCCAAATCCGCTACCCTTACCGATTCTGTTACCTTTTCTGTCAACTGCGACGCAACCCTGCAAGAATATGTCGACATGAATTTTCAATTCGTTCAAATCCACTTCCCTTCCGTATCTGAGCATCTCTTTTATTGTTCCAGCTTTTCCATTCTCAACGAGCAGAAAACCTGTCATCTTTGGTTTAACGACAAGAAGTTTCTTTCCATCTTCCAAAACAATCTCTCTTGCCCTCTTCAAAGGAGAATCCGGGGCAGAGAACACTACCTTCGCCTTTCTATACTCTTCGAGCTCCCTCAGTTTCTCACAAGCTTTGTCAGCACCTACGAAATTTGGTATCCTACCGTAAGGTGGAGGAAATGTAGAGTAAGGCTTTATGGCATTCCAAACGTACTCCCTAACTTCCTGCTTGGATTTCATTCTACAATTTCGAACATTGGAACTACCCTCTTTTCCTTGTTTGGATAAAACAGTTCGCTTGCAAACTCTTTTCCATAGACCTTAACCCTCTTTCCGACCAGATTCTCACTCTCGGCCTTCTCAGCATCTACGTCCAACCTTCCTATAATCCAAGGGCCCTCATCTAACTCGACCAACGCTACAACGTAAGGCGCCTCTTTCTCATAACCCATTGGAGCGACATACGTTACCGTGTAGCTTGTAACCCTTCCATAGCCTGAAAGCTCAATCTTTTCGAGATTTCTTCCCTTACAGTTGTCACATGTGGATTTGGGAGGACACATTACCGTTCCACAGTCTAAACATTTGAATCCTATGAGTTTTCCATTCAGGAGCTCGTTAAAAAACTCCACAAACATCTTTATCACCTCCTGTGCACACTCAAAATCACGTTAACGAGTGTCCCGAAGTCTCCTCCAAGGGTGTCCGTAATGACGTTTTCTGCATCGACTTTAACAAAATCTAGCTCATTTCTAAGAATTTTCACAGCAGAATAAATCTGAGCCGTTCCAGTCGCGCCAACTGGATGACCTTTACCAATTAAACCGCCGTCGATGTTGACTGCTACATCACCACCTATATTTGTCAAACCCTCAGCTGTTGCCTTTGCTCCCTCTCCATAATTAAAGAATCCCATAGCCTCCAGAGCAACAATTTCTGCTATGGTAAAGCAGTCGTGAACCAAAGCAACATCGATATCCTTTGGCGAAAGCCCAGCCATCTTGTAGGCCATTTCAGATGATTTCCTTCTCGGCAAAGCTTTAACGATTTCCTTCTTCTGTCTGAAGAGACTACCGGCAGAGCTTTGCCCAACTCCCCTTACGTAGACAGGCTCGTCTATCCTATCCTTTGCAAAACTCTCACTTGCCAGTACGACTGCTGAGGCTCCATCCGTCATGGGACAGCAATCAAGTAACGTGAGGGGTGAGCTTATCATCTTCGAGTTGAGAACATCCTCAACCTTTAAGTTGCCCAACTTGTTATAGAACTGTGCTTTAGGATTTCTCGCTCCATACCTGTGATTTTTGATAGAAACGTATGCCATCATCTCCCTGAGCTTTTCGAGCGGTATTCCATAAGTTTCTGCATAGAGCCTAGCGACTAGGGCAAAGACACCCGGAAATGTCAGACCTGTGTTGATCTCGTAAACTCCATCTACGGCTGTTGCTAAAGCTCTAGTTCCGATGGCCGTTCCAGCAGACTTGAGCTTCTCAACACCTCCAACAACAACACAGTCGTAAATACCATGTTTGATTGCTAAACAAGCCTCCTTAAAAGCTACAGCCGATGAGCAGCAGGCGGACTCGTACCTCATTGCTTGAATACCACTTAAACCAATTTCATCCGCTATAAAACCACCGAGGTTTGCTGAACCATCGGTTATCTCTCCAACGAAATTCCCTATGTAAAGAGCCTCGATGTCCTTTAACTCTATATTCGAGGAATCAAAGGCTTCGAAGAATGCTTGAGCGAACAGCTCTGGAAGACTTTTATCGGGATGCGAACCGAATTTAGTTTGCCCTACACCCATTACAACTACATCCATGCCTTTGAAACTACTTCGATTAAATAAAAATTTTCATTCGACATTTAACGAAGATATAGAGCGTGGATAAAAATTTGTGTTGGCGTAAGTAAGCCAACTTACAATTTATTCTTTCACATAAAATTTAAATTCTTTTATAATTTTATCATTTACATATATTTTTATCTTGTACTCCCCTTCGACCAACTTTCCGAGACTTACATCCCACTTGTAAACCTCAAGCTTTTGAATACAAATTTCGTTTGGCTTTGGAGGTTGATACTCAAAGTAAACATCTATTTCGTTTCCGTAGGCCTTCATACCCTTATAGCTGACCTTGTGACATGGATTCGGTAGTGTGAAGATTATGTAAAGTGTGTAGGTGTCGTTTACTTTGAGTATCGTTGTGTTTATTGATGTACTTGAGGGTAAACTTGGTTTCTCGCTTACGCAACCCATTATCATTAGAGCTAATATGAGCAGGATTAGCAGTCTCATTAAGAATAGTTCAAAGCGAGTTTTAAAACCGTTCCGCCCTGATAGAGCAATACAAATGCCGTTAACCCTACGATTAGCATAACCTTGTTTACAATCTGGTTTGAAGATTTGAAGAGCTTTAGAGAGAACTTGCGCTTGAGAATGGGATATAGAGGGGAAAAGGGGGTATAGGTGAACAGATCACCGAGTATATGTGAGAATACTCCAAGAAACGCGCCGTAAAAACCAATATAAAAGTCTTCAAATACTTTCAGTGTGAAAAAGCCTGTAAATGCACCACAGATGAGGCCAAAAAAGATGGTATGTGAAAACTTTCTGTGCTCACTCATTGCAAAGAGGAATAAGAAAAGAATAGCCAGAGCTGTAGATAATGTTGCCACGTACAGCAGGTAAGGTTTTGTGAGAAATCCATAGGCTGCAAAGAGGATTAAGCTTACAAAAGTGAGCAAAATTGCTAAGGTTTTAAATGAGTTCTTCAATCCGAGCTTTTGAATTTTTAGATCGTAATCGGGTATTACGGAAAAAGCAAGAGCGATTAGGAGAATTTCAATGAACCTTTCATCCCAAGCGTTGCATAAGTGATAAGTAATTGAAAAAATTAGCAAAGTTAGGCCTATATGCCCATCCTTATGCATCACTCGATCTTTATAACCTTCTTCTTAGCCTTTTCGGTCTTAGGTACTATCACTTCGAGAACACCGTTGTTATAGCTCGCCTTTATGTTCTCAACGTCCACATCTGCAGGTAGTGCAATTCTTCTGTAGACTTTGCCAAACCTTCTCTCCCTCCTCAAGTAGTTGGCTTCCTTCTCCTCCTTTTCCTCCTTTCTCTCAGCCTTTATGACGAGGTCGCCGTCTTCTACCCAGATCTCTATGTCTTCCTTGTTGAAGCCCGGTAGATCGGCGACAACTCTTATTCTATCTCCCTCGTCTATTACATCAACTGGGAACTCCACACTTACAACCCTCGGACCAATCCTTTCAAAATCTTCGAAGAGTCTGTTCAACCTCTCCTGTATCCTTCTAATCTCCTCAAAAGGATCGAATATCATTTCGACATCACCTCCTTAACCTTTTACTACTAACCTTTAGTTAGTAAAACTTCTATTTAAATTTTTCGGTATGCGTATCAAAAGCCTTAAAAGTTGGGATGTATAAAATGAGCCGAGCCGGGGTTGCCGAGTGGTAAGGCGGCGGCCTGCTAAGCCGCTCCCCTCTGGGGTCGTGGGTTCGAATCCCACCCCCGGCGTAAGGCGGTCATCCAATCCCCACGCACCGACCTCTATTCTCTTATTGAACTGCTCATAGAGCGGTAGAAACTTCTCTAAGAACTTCTCGACGAATATGCTCAAATTCCTTCCCAACAAGCCGAGTTCTCTAGCCTTCTCTAACAAGTCCTCTCGAATGTAGAGGGTTGTTTACGTCGTTGTATCAAGTATTTATTCTTGTAGGTATAGAACTATTACTTTCGGAACATAATCATTTCTATCAAATTACTTTTCAGCAATTTCTATTTAATAATATTCAAATTGTAAGAAAAATTTAAATAACATTTAGATATAATGGATAATAATCCCGCAGGGGGGAGCAAGATGGATTCGGAGGTGGTGAAGCCTAGGTTTAGTCTAGATGACTATACTAAAGATTGTCTAGCGACCATTAAGGAAGCATTGAATGGACTAATATCAGGGAATTGGAATATAAAGCTCGAAAAGGTTAGAGATGATGAATTTGGAGAGGTATTTGATTTAATAAACACACTAGCTGCTGAAACAAGAGAATTCTTTGAGAATTTTGTTGAAGCGCTGAAGGAAACAGAAAAAGTAGCCAGAGAATCAATGGAAGCAGTATCTCAAATAAACGCAGGAATGCAGCAGATAAGTTCGGCATCTCAACAAATCGCAACCGGAGCTGAAAATCTGTCTAAGCTTGCAGCATCATCCCAAGTAGAATTAAAGAAGACTAAAAGTATATTTGAAAAACTAAACGGAGCTATTACAAATGCCACGAATTATACTCATTCAGCTCTTGAAGAAGCAAAAGCATCCGAAGAAACAGGAAGAATCGCATTAGAAAAGCTAGAAAAAATGATGGTTGAAATTGAAGCTGTAGGAAGGCTTGTTGAAGAACTAGAATCTGCAGTAAGGAACATAGGAAAGATAACGGAAAGGATAAAGTCGATAGCGGATCAGACTAACTTGTTAGCGTTGAATGCTGCCATAGAAGCTGCTAGGGCAGGAGAACACGGAAGGGGATTTGCTGTTGTAGCGGATGAGGTTAGAAAGTTGGCTGAGGAATCTAGAAAGAGCACTGAGGAGATAGATAGTATTGTTAAAAATGTTCAGGAATCTACCCAAAGAGTAATTGAGGCTGTTTATAAAGCTCGCAGTGAATCTGAGGAGGGAAGTAAGAGTATCAACGATGCACTAAATAAGGCCAGAAAAATTGCAGAGAGGATATCAGAAATTAATAAATTGTTCGAGCAGATTGCCGAGGATTCAGAGGAGGGTATGAAGGCGCTTAATGTTCTAGCAAAGAGTATTGATGAGGTTGCTGCAACCGCAGAAGAATCAGCCTCAGCCAGTGAAGAGACATCAGCAGCAATCGAAGAACAAACTGCCGCTATCCAGCAGATCACACAAGGTTCCCAAAAGTTGCTCCAGATGTCACAAGAAAATCTCAAAATGTTTACAGATCGATTTGCCAACATTTTCTCTTAAACTAATTTTTAACATGAATGTGGCAATGTAGTATGTACCATAATGATATAATACTTAGTTTAGTGTCGACGGTGGAATTCTCCTATTGTCCTACAACTAGTACAGTCTAGAATGGTGTATAGCGATAATACACGTCAAACGCAGACTCGGACAGAGGGATTTTGCATTATTCATAAATTTTATTCTTCTGGTCTCGAGGTTCATAGATAGACTAAAGAGTGTAGGTCTAGATGCAATCAAAGATGAAGAAAAAAGGGAATCTAGTGATAGTAAACGCTTCTGATGGAAGAAATTTAGGATATAGCTTCATCTATCCTGTAGAATTTGATCAACACACGATAGTTCTCAAGTTAGGCGAAGTACAAAGAAAGATCACAAACGAAAAATAATTAGTGTTATTGCCACTTTAGATGCAATTTACAGAATGTGGGGATGTAAGGCACTCAAAAAATTCTTGTTTAGGACATGTTCATCCATTTTCATAGTGAACCGTAATACACTCCAACAAGATCTTCATTCTTGGACTGCCACAATTTCAGATCAAGTAATATTCAT encodes:
- a CDS encoding thiolase C-terminal domain-containing protein — translated: MDVVVMGVGQTKFGSHPDKSLPELFAQAFFEAFDSSNIELKDIEALYIGNFVGEITDGSANLGGFIADEIGLSGIQAMRYESACCSSAVAFKEACLAIKHGIYDCVVVGGVEKLKSAGTAIGTRALATAVDGVYEINTGLTFPGVFALVARLYAETYGIPLEKLREMMAYVSIKNHRYGARNPKAQFYNKLGNLKVEDVLNSKMISSPLTLLDCCPMTDGASAVVLASESFAKDRIDEPVYVRGVGQSSAGSLFRQKKEIVKALPRRKSSEMAYKMAGLSPKDIDVALVHDCFTIAEIVALEAMGFFNYGEGAKATAEGLTNIGGDVAVNIDGGLIGKGHPVGATGTAQIYSAVKILRNELDFVKVDAENVITDTLGGDFGTLVNVILSVHRR
- a CDS encoding metal-dependent hydrolase — protein: MHKDGHIGLTLLIFSITYHLCNAWDERFIEILLIALAFSVIPDYDLKIQKLGLKNSFKTLAILLTFVSLILFAAYGFLTKPYLLYVATLSTALAILFLFLFAMSEHRKFSHTIFFGLICGAFTGFFTLKVFEDFYIGFYGAFLGVFSHILGDLFTYTPFSPLYPILKRKFSLKLFKSSNQIVNKVMLIVGLTAFVLLYQGGTVLKLALNYS
- a CDS encoding methyl-accepting chemotaxis protein; this translates as MDSEVVKPRFSLDDYTKDCLATIKEALNGLISGNWNIKLEKVRDDEFGEVFDLINTLAAETREFFENFVEALKETEKVARESMEAVSQINAGMQQISSASQQIATGAENLSKLAASSQVELKKTKSIFEKLNGAITNATNYTHSALEEAKASEETGRIALEKLEKMMVEIEAVGRLVEELESAVRNIGKITERIKSIADQTNLLALNAAIEAARAGEHGRGFAVVADEVRKLAEESRKSTEEIDSIVKNVQESTQRVIEAVYKARSESEEGSKSINDALNKARKIAERISEINKLFEQIAEDSEEGMKALNVLAKSIDEVAATAEESASASEETSAAIEEQTAAIQQITQGSQKLLQMSQENLKMFTDRFANIFS
- a CDS encoding universal stress protein — its product is MFKKVLYATDLSERSLAILDSLPEFKCLGLEEVVIFRVINLTRVLGVARGIDIDAYIREIEKETIPKLEEIAEKIRGMGFVAKPIIPPPAGDPVSEIARIANEEGVDAIVMGSRGRSTIKAILLGSTAEGVVRKSDKPVIVFKNHTPKIFSKIVYAHDFSDKAEKLGKYVKFVAKSCNSDVIVVHILEKGEVLEESKLDEIELEFKNEGIDVKIIIGEGSPSKEIVKIAEKEGATCIFVGRSGRGAGVLGSTADFVIRYSKVPVFVA
- a CDS encoding Zn-ribbon domain-containing OB-fold protein; amino-acid sequence: MFVEFFNELLNGKLIGFKCLDCGTVMCPPKSTCDNCKGRNLEKIELSGYGRVTSYTVTYVAPMGYEKEAPYVVALVELDEGPWIIGRLDVDAEKAESENLVGKRVKVYGKEFASELFYPNKEKRVVPMFEIVE
- a CDS encoding glycosyltransferase; translated protein: MRVGFVSRYPPVHCGIAEYTKMLSSAMRSLNPRTDVVVLSTNEFKNEQYNDDVANVYPCYSRFERDYSKLLETLKDLGSVDVLHVQHEYGIYGSNRELIDALLQAKEEGLARAVGITMHTVDHPHSPRADVTLKFQSWLNELDFIIVHSPLQEFELHIQEVNPSKVYRIPHGTLINPYLCKTREELCRSLGIECDLEGVILTVPGFLRRDKGIDTLIESLRLLSDLKFTLLIAGEPKDEEIVNIIETSEFKTVLIERYLSSDEILRVVALADAIILPYKDRKAYSVSGILHLSMGSLKPIIGTRVPRLVEFYQHAPRLTVPPNDPIALANKIRWLVNNYDYALAYMTEVYSYAARTQWLRMASRHIDTYLNLLK
- a CDS encoding tRNA(Met) cytidine acetyltransferase TmcA, with the translated sequence MTLKKLTSELEKATKTALENRHRFMVILCSKDLEKLLKTAKKLYKKYEKIRKKLKEIEEDLLIVGRSEFLEKSKDYFEGKFVHYKDVQYVLGETYSSLILDITNGFHPNDLGIVVETIAEGGMILALSPPIQEWQNLKSKWHEELVSEPYTIDDVVPRFYRRFIKRTLLAKGIIIYDLDKRKLIKPYEFEKVEESREEIILPEEEREISKKLYKLCATQDQVRVLELFEHYFDRKKERKAVVITADRGRGKSAVLGIVTPYLIWRMFKVLKRPVRIMVVAPTPYAVQTYFKFLLKAMVRVGMKFRVKESGKLITVVNSKYARVEYVVPRRAMIEKDYADIVIVDEAAGIDVPVLWKITEGVRWMIFSTTIHGYEGAGRGFSIRFLKRLESCEDVEIEKIHLNEPIRYGKGDPIEKWLYDVLLLDAQPAEITEEDIQAIKDGKLEFEEIDKDKLVENEKLLREFFGIYVLAHYRNRPSDLVILLDMPNHKPFAVKVNGKVVCSLHIAIEGKMDDETIKKIAKGYKPKGQIIPDLMLKHYWDYDFPKYVGLRVVRIATHPSVMRMGIGSWSLSRIIDWAKSRDMDWVGSGFGVSPELLRFWLRNGFIPVHITPQRNEISGEHTVIVLKPLKMHVEEKVDMINTDFTRRLIEYLADELRDLETETAIGLLKSLRRDLEVDMPNFGKIERRRIKKYFQGQSLYEYVSDLIRPLVRYYYSKRDKVDLDEEEERILVAKCLQLKSWKDLGENFKVYKTLLKAVQKIWKKYYEEA
- a CDS encoding Hsp20/alpha crystallin family protein codes for the protein MIFDPFEEIRRIQERLNRLFEDFERIGPRVVSVEFPVDVIDEGDRIRVVADLPGFNKEDIEIWVEDGDLVIKAERKEEKEEKEANYLRRERRFGKVYRRIALPADVDVENIKASYNNGVLEVIVPKTEKAKKKVIKIE
- a CDS encoding 5-formyltetrahydrofolate cyclo-ligase; the protein is MKSKQEVREYVWNAIKPYSTFPPPYGRIPNFVGADKACEKLRELEEYRKAKVVFSAPDSPLKRAREIVLEDGKKLLVVKPKMTGFLLVENGKAGTIKEMLRYGREVDLNELKIHVDIFLQGCVAVDRKGNRIGKGSGFGDREYRILREKGLIDDETLYVVVAHPIQIFDDLSHLMDEHDVKVDVILTPKEIIRTENYFKRFR